A window from Cinclus cinclus chromosome 4, bCinCin1.1, whole genome shotgun sequence encodes these proteins:
- the TES gene encoding testin: MGLGHEEGFGAPCLKCKEKCEGFELHYWRKICRNCKCGQEEHDILSSSEEDRKVGKLFEDTKYTTLIAKLKNDGNPMYKRNVMILTSPVPAKNIPIDTVTYEWAPPVQNQTLARQYMQMLPKEKQPVAGSEGAQYRKKQLAKQLPAHDQDPSKCHELSPSEVKHMEQFVKKYKKEALGVGDVKLPGEMEVRAANENNLKNGGGRGTSSAVGAMEKKPPDQKAPQYSCYHCKLNMKEGDPAVYAERAGYDKLWHPGCFICCTCSELLVDMIYFWKNGNLYCGRHYCDSERPRCAGCDELIFSNEYTLAEGQNWHLKHFCCFDCDCVLAGITYITVNDKPVCKSCYMKNHAVICQGCHNAIDPEVQRVTYNNFNWHATQECFLCSCCSKCLIRQKFISVEGMLFCSVECKGKMMS, from the exons ATGGGCTTAGGGCACGAGGAAGGATTTGGTGCCCCCTGcttaaaatgcaaagaaaagtgTGAAGGATTTGAGCTTCATTACTGGAG gaaaatatgTCGCAACTGCAAATGTGGCCAGGAGGAGCATGATATCCTTTCAAGTAGTGAGGAAGATCGGAAAGTGGGGAAACTCTTTGAAGATACAAAATACACAACCCTCATTGCAAAGCTGAAGAATGATGGCAATCCCATGTATAAACGTAATGTAATGATACTGACCAGCCCAGTGCCAGCCAAGAACATACCCATTGATACTGTTACTTATGAGTGGGCTCCTCCTGTTCAGAATCAGACACTT GCTAGACAGTACATGCAGATGTTACCAAAGGAGAAGCAGCCTGTTGCTGGCTCAGAAGGCGCACAATACAGGAAGAAGCAGTTGGcaaagcagctgcctgctcacgATCAGGATCCTTCAAAATGCCACGAGCTTTCACCCAGTGAGGTTAAGCATATGGAACAGTTTGTGAAGAAGTACAAAAAAGAGGCACTTGGTGTAGGAGATGTCAAGCTCCCTGGTGAGATGGAAGTGAGAGCTGCTAATGAGAATAACTTGAAAAATGGTGGTGGCAGAGGTACCTCATCTGCTGTTGGAGCAATGGAGAAGAAGCCCCCAGATCAGAAAGCACCTCAATAC TCCTGCTATCACTGCAAACTGAACATGAAGGAAGGCGACCCAGCTGTTTATGCAGAACGTGCTGGATATGACAAATTGTGGCATCCAGGTTGTTTCATCTGTTGCACCTGCAGTGAACTTCTAGTAGACATGATCTATTTCTGGAAGAATGGTAACCTGTATTGTGGAAGACATTATTGTGACAGTGAAAGACCCCGCTGTGCTGGATGTGATGAG CTAATATTCAGCAATGAATATACTCTTGCAGAAGGGCAAAACTGGCATCTGAAACACTTCTGCTGTTTTGATTGTGATTGCGTTTTGGCTGGGATAACCTATATAACAGTGAATGACAAGCCAGTCTGTAAATCCTGCTATATGAAGAACCATGCTGTG atCTGCCAAGGCTGTCATAATGCTATAGATCCAGAGGTTCAGCGTGTAACATACAACAACTTCAACTGGCATGCTACGCAGGAATGCTTCTTGTGCTCCTGTTGCAGCAAGTGTCTGATTCGCCAGAAGTTCATATCTGTGGAAGGGATGCTTTTCTGCTCAGTGGAATGTAAGGGAAAGATGATGTCATAA